The following are encoded together in the Acidovorax sp. KKS102 genome:
- the metW gene encoding methionine biosynthesis protein MetW, with protein sequence MTDKAAMQALARLVPPGSRVLDLGCGNGAMLDYLQRERGCSGYGVEIDDANVLACVQRGVDVIQLNLDEGLAMFDDNSFDVVLQIDTLQHLRNAETMLRETARVGRTGVVAFPNFAHWPNRLSILRGRMPVTRRLPYQWYDTPNIRVGTYKDFEVLATKNSLRILDSFGLQDGQEVRWLPNARAGTAVFHFEHA encoded by the coding sequence ATGACGGACAAAGCGGCAATGCAAGCCCTGGCGCGCCTGGTGCCCCCCGGCTCGCGCGTGCTCGACCTGGGCTGTGGCAACGGCGCCATGCTCGACTACCTGCAGCGCGAGCGCGGCTGCAGCGGCTACGGCGTGGAGATTGACGACGCCAACGTGTTGGCCTGCGTGCAGCGCGGCGTGGATGTGATCCAGCTCAACCTCGACGAGGGGCTGGCCATGTTCGACGACAACAGCTTTGACGTGGTGCTGCAGATCGACACGCTGCAGCATTTGCGCAATGCCGAAACCATGCTGCGCGAGACAGCGCGTGTGGGTCGCACGGGTGTGGTGGCCTTCCCCAACTTTGCGCACTGGCCCAACCGCCTGTCCATCCTGCGCGGGCGCATGCCCGTGACGCGGCGCCTGCCCTACCAGTGGTACGACACGCCCAACATCCGCGTGGGCACGTACAAGGACTTCGAGGTGCTGGCCACCAAGAACAGCCTGCGCATCCTCGACTCCTTTGGGCTGCAGGACGGGCAGGAGGTGCGCTGGCTGCCCAACGCCCGTGCGGGCACGGCCGTCTTCCATTTCGAGCACGCATAG
- a CDS encoding homoserine O-acetyltransferase: MSFIATPQSMHFPEVLPLQSGASIRDYHLAYETYGTLNADRSNAVLVCHALNASHHVAGVYAGQDKSEGWWDNMIGPGKPVDTDRFFVIGVNNLGSCFGSTGPMHHHPDTGEVYGADFPVVTVEDWVNAQARLLDRLGITQLAAVLGGSLGGMQALSWTLQYPKRMRHAVVVASAPNLTAENIAFNEVARRAIVTDPDFHGGHFYRHGVIPKRGLRIARMIGHITYLSDDVMNEKFGRQLREGIDLKYSTQDIEFQIESYLRYQGDKFSDYFDANTYLLITRALDYFDPARAHAGSLTRALARAQARFLLVSFTTDWRFSPQRSREIVKALLDNRRSVSYAEIDAPHGHDAFLLDDARYMGVMRSYFDSIAKELQA, from the coding sequence ATGTCGTTCATCGCCACACCCCAGTCCATGCATTTCCCGGAGGTGCTCCCGCTGCAAAGCGGCGCGTCGATCCGCGACTACCACCTGGCCTACGAAACCTACGGCACGCTCAATGCCGACCGCTCCAACGCCGTGCTTGTGTGCCATGCCCTCAACGCCTCGCACCATGTAGCGGGCGTGTACGCGGGGCAGGACAAGAGCGAGGGCTGGTGGGACAACATGATCGGCCCCGGCAAGCCCGTGGACACCGACCGCTTCTTTGTCATCGGCGTGAACAACCTGGGCTCGTGTTTTGGCTCCACCGGGCCCATGCACCACCACCCGGACACCGGCGAGGTTTACGGCGCGGACTTTCCGGTGGTCACGGTGGAAGACTGGGTCAACGCCCAGGCCCGCCTGCTCGATCGCCTGGGCATCACGCAACTGGCCGCCGTGCTGGGCGGCAGCCTGGGCGGCATGCAGGCGCTCAGCTGGACGCTGCAGTACCCCAAGCGCATGCGCCACGCCGTGGTGGTGGCCAGCGCGCCCAACCTGACGGCCGAGAACATTGCCTTCAACGAGGTCGCCCGGCGCGCCATCGTGACCGACCCGGACTTCCACGGCGGCCACTTTTACCGCCACGGCGTGATCCCCAAGCGTGGCCTGCGCATTGCCCGCATGATCGGCCACATCACGTACCTCAGTGACGACGTGATGAACGAGAAGTTCGGGCGTCAGCTGCGTGAAGGCATCGATCTGAAATACAGCACGCAGGACATCGAATTCCAGATCGAAAGCTACCTGCGCTACCAGGGCGACAAGTTCAGCGACTACTTCGACGCCAATACCTACCTGTTGATCACCCGGGCGCTGGACTACTTCGACCCCGCGCGCGCCCATGCCGGCAGCCTTACGCGGGCCCTGGCCCGGGCGCAGGCCAGGTTTCTGCTGGTGAGTTTCACCACCGACTGGCGCTTTTCGCCCCAGCGCAGCCGCGAGATCGTCAAGGCCCTGCTCGACAACCGCCGCAGCGTGAGCTACGCCGAGATCGATGCGCCCCACGGGCACGATGCCTTTTTGCTGGACGACGCCCGCTACATGGGCGTGATGCGCTCTTACTTCGATAGCATTGCCAAGGAGTTGCAAGCATGA
- a CDS encoding TMEM165/GDT1 family protein, giving the protein MEAFFISTAIVALAEMGDKTQLLALVLAARFRKPWPIVLGILVATLVNHGLAGAVGAWVTTFLGPQVLRWILGASFIAMAIWMLIPDKLDEGEADGSPRWGVFGTTVVAFFLAEMGDKTQIATVMLAAKYSAYLWVVAGTTLGMMLANAPVVWLGERITRKVPIRAVHLVSAAIFLVLGLLAIFSSAA; this is encoded by the coding sequence ATGGAAGCCTTCTTCATTTCCACCGCCATCGTCGCGCTTGCCGAGATGGGCGACAAGACCCAGTTGCTCGCGCTCGTACTGGCAGCCCGTTTTCGCAAACCCTGGCCCATCGTGCTGGGCATTCTGGTCGCCACACTGGTCAACCACGGCCTGGCTGGCGCTGTCGGCGCCTGGGTGACCACCTTCCTCGGCCCGCAGGTACTGCGCTGGATTCTGGGCGCCTCGTTCATCGCCATGGCGATCTGGATGTTGATCCCCGACAAGCTGGACGAAGGCGAAGCCGACGGCTCCCCGCGCTGGGGCGTGTTCGGCACCACAGTGGTCGCGTTCTTCCTGGCCGAGATGGGCGACAAGACCCAGATTGCGACGGTCATGCTGGCCGCCAAATACAGCGCCTATCTGTGGGTGGTGGCGGGCACCACGCTGGGCATGATGCTGGCCAATGCGCCGGTGGTCTGGCTGGGCGAGCGCATCACGCGCAAAGTGCCCATTCGCGCGGTGCACCTGGTGTCTGCCGCGATCTTTCTGGTGCTCGGCCTGCTGGCCATTTTTTCGTCGGCAGCCTGA